From a region of the Microterricola gilva genome:
- a CDS encoding SDR family NAD(P)-dependent oxidoreductase, whose protein sequence is MSTRFDGRVAAVTGSTSGIGRGIAVALAAEGARVFGLDLPGEIGPGAIGSSEIEAGIERIPCDVSDAESVARAAATLLEATGGRIDHVVANAGIRGADTPAEQLPVTEFDAVIAVNLRGVFLTLQAFAPAMLAGAGGSMVAVASMSGNRVVNVPQHTVAYNTAKAGVTALVRTLAVEWGGRGVRVNTVSPGYVSTPFLEADAAMHPLWLPQTVPGRFARIDEIAAGTLYLLSDAAGYCHGSDLLIDGGYSLR, encoded by the coding sequence ATGAGCACCCGCTTCGACGGCCGCGTTGCCGCGGTCACGGGCTCGACCAGCGGCATCGGCCGCGGCATCGCCGTGGCGCTGGCCGCCGAGGGCGCCCGCGTCTTCGGGCTCGATCTGCCCGGCGAAATCGGGCCCGGCGCAATCGGGTCCAGTGAGATCGAGGCCGGCATCGAACGCATCCCCTGTGATGTGAGCGACGCGGAGTCCGTGGCGCGGGCGGCGGCCACCCTGCTGGAGGCGACGGGCGGCCGCATCGACCACGTCGTGGCCAACGCCGGCATCCGCGGGGCCGACACCCCGGCCGAGCAGCTGCCGGTCACGGAGTTCGACGCGGTGATCGCCGTGAATCTGCGCGGCGTCTTCCTCACCCTGCAGGCGTTCGCCCCGGCCATGCTGGCCGGTGCGGGAGGCAGCATGGTCGCCGTCGCGAGCATGTCGGGCAACCGCGTGGTCAACGTGCCGCAGCACACCGTCGCGTACAACACGGCGAAGGCCGGCGTCACCGCCCTCGTGCGCACCCTCGCCGTCGAGTGGGGCGGCCGCGGGGTGCGGGTGAACACCGTCTCACCCGGTTACGTCTCCACGCCGTTCCTCGAGGCCGATGCGGCCATGCACCCGCTCTGGCTGCCGCAGACGGTGCCGGGCCGCTTCGCCCGGATCGACGAGATCGCCGCGGGAACGCTCTACCTGCTCTCGGATGCCGCCGGCTACTGCCACGGTAGCGATCTGCTCATCGACGGCGGCTACAGCCTGCGCTGA